A genomic stretch from Sphaerodactylus townsendi isolate TG3544 linkage group LG15, MPM_Stown_v2.3, whole genome shotgun sequence includes:
- the LOC125445228 gene encoding ferritin light chain, oocyte isoform-like isoform X1, with translation MSSVRQNYHAESEAGVNRLVNQLLHAGYTYLSLGYYFTRDDLALSKFASFFRHVSEEKHEQVEKLLTFQNRRGGRAVLLDVKKPEQDEWGNGASAMLFALQLEKSVNQALLDLHQIATRHVDPHMCDFLETHFLDEEVKLIKKLGDHVTNLNRVRAKEDGLGEYLFDRLTLGESSD, from the exons ATGAGCTCCGTGCGCCAGAACTACCACGCCGAGAGCGAAGCCGGCGTCAACCGCCTGGTCAACCAGCTGCTCCACGCCGGCTACACCTACTTGTCCCTG gGTTATTATTTCACCCGGGATGATTTGGCTCTATCCAAATTTGCCTCCTTCTTCCGGCACGTGTCTGAGGAGAAACACGAACAAGTTGAAAAACTCCTGACCTTCCAAAACCGTCGCGGAGGGAGAGCTGTTCTTCTGGATGTCAAA AAACCAGAGCAGGATGAATGGGGGAACGGAGCCTCTGCCATGCTCTTCGCCCTGCAGCTGGAGAAGAGCGTGAAccaagccctgctggatctgcaTCAGATTGCTACCCGCCACGTGGATCCTCAC ATGTGTGACTTCCTGGAGACTCACTTCCTCGACGAGGAGGTGAAGCTGATCAAGAAGCTGGGGGATCATGTGACCAACCTGAATCGTGTGCGTGCCAAAGAAGACGGCCTGGGCGAGTACCTCTTCGACCGCCTCACCTTGGGCGAGTCCAGCGACTGA
- the LOC125445228 gene encoding ferritin light chain, oocyte isoform-like isoform X2 — MSSVRQNYHAESEAGVNRLVNQLLHAGYTYLSLGYYFTRDDLALSKFASFFRHVSEEKHEQVEKLLTFQNRRGGRAVLLDVKKPEQDEWGNGASAMLFALQLEKSVNQALLDLHQIATRHVDPHVSSEAVGLGLGCGAPSCDPSLPYNQRWDPAGSHRFPRVGS, encoded by the exons ATGAGCTCCGTGCGCCAGAACTACCACGCCGAGAGCGAAGCCGGCGTCAACCGCCTGGTCAACCAGCTGCTCCACGCCGGCTACACCTACTTGTCCCTG gGTTATTATTTCACCCGGGATGATTTGGCTCTATCCAAATTTGCCTCCTTCTTCCGGCACGTGTCTGAGGAGAAACACGAACAAGTTGAAAAACTCCTGACCTTCCAAAACCGTCGCGGAGGGAGAGCTGTTCTTCTGGATGTCAAA AAACCAGAGCAGGATGAATGGGGGAACGGAGCCTCTGCCATGCTCTTCGCCCTGCAGCTGGAGAAGAGCGTGAAccaagccctgctggatctgcaTCAGATTGCTACCCGCCACGTGGATCCTCACGTAAGCAGTGAAGCTGTtggtctag gtttAGGTTGTGGGGCTCCTTCCTGTGACCCCTCCCTGccctataaccagaggtgggatccagcaggttctcacaggttcccgagagtaggttcctaa
- the LOC125445067 gene encoding ferritin, higher subunit-like, translating to MDSQIRQNYHRDCEAAINRMVNMELYASYVYLSMSSYFDRDDVALQHVAEFFRSQSHEEREHADKLLQFQSQRGGRVLLQDIKKPERDAWGTTLEAMDAALQLEKSVNQALLELHRLASDKGDPHLCDFLETHYLDEQVKAIKVLGDYITNLRRLGASQGGLGEYLFDKHSLGKSSS from the exons ATGGATTCCCAGATCCGCCAGAACTACCACCGGGACTGCGAAGCTGCGATCAACCGCATGGTCAACATGGAGCTGTATGCTAGCTACGTCTATCTCTCCATG TCTTCCTACTTCGACCGAGATGACGTTGCCCTGCAACACGTCGCCGAGTTCTTCCGGTCGCAGTCACACGAAGAGCGGGAACACGCGGACAAGCTGCTTCAGTTCCAGAGTCAGCGTGGTGGCCGTGTCCTCCTACAAGATATCAAA AAACCAGAACGGGATGCCTGGGGCACAACTCTTGAGGCAATGGATGCTGCCCTTCAACTGGAAAAAAGCGTGAATCAGGCCCTTTTGGAATTGCACCGCCTGGCAAGCGACAAGGGAGACCCCCAT CTCTGTGACTTCCTGGAGACTCACTACCTGGACGAACAAGTCAAAGCTATCAAGGTCCTGGGTGACTACATCACCAACCTCCGGCGGCTGGGTGCATCCCAGGGGGGGCTTGGAGAGTATCTCTTTGACAAGCACAGCCTGGGAAAGAGCAGCAGCTGA